Proteins from a genomic interval of Benincasa hispida cultivar B227 chromosome 7, ASM972705v1, whole genome shotgun sequence:
- the LOC120080890 gene encoding binding partner of ACD11 1: MSMRTVKVSNISKVTSERDIKEFFSFSGEILYVEMQRETENTQVAYVTYKDSQGADTAILLTGAKIGDLSVTITLVENYHLPPEAMSSILDKKQTVIGIAPNQAEDVVSTMLAKGFILGKDALNKAKAFDERLQLTSNASATVASIDRKMGITEKITAGTAVVNEKVREMDEMFQVTEKTKSALAVAEQKATSAGTALMSNYYVLTGAAWFSNAVTAVTKAAEEVTQMTKVKVEKAEEEKKESIYRERTGIINNFAELHLDEPLPGEPAIVPVNSADR; encoded by the exons ATGTCG ATGAGAACTGTCAAGGTCAGCAATATCTCAAAAGTTACTTCTGAGAGAGATATCAAAGAATTCTTCTCATTCTCTGGTGAAATCCTATATGTTGAAATGCAAAG AGAAACTGAAAATACTCAGGTTGCTTATGTTACTTATAAGGATTCTCAAGGAGCTGATACAGCAATACTTTTGACA GGAGCAAAAATTGGTGATTTGTCTGTAACAATTACTTTGGTCGAGAATTACCATCTTCCGCCTGAAGCAATGTCATCAATCCTG GATAAAAAGCAAACGGTTATCGGGATTGCTCCGAATCAGGCTGAAGATGTTGTAAGTACAATGCTTGCTAAGGGTTTCATCTTGGGGAAGGATGCTCTAAACAAAGCAAAAGCATTCGACGAACGACTTCAATTGACATCAAATGCTTCAGCAACCGTCGCTTCCATTGACCGCAAGATGGGAATAACCGAAAAAATAACCGCAGGGACAGCAGTAGTGAATGAAAAGGTCAGGGAGATGGATGAAATGTTCCAAGTTACAGAAAAGACGAAATCCGCCCTTGCAGTTGCCGAGCAGAAGGCAACGAGTGCTGGAACTGCACTTATGAGCAATTATTATGTGTTAACTGGAGCAGCATGGTTTTCAAATGCTGTTACTGCAGTTACAAAAGCTGCTGAGGAAGTGACCCAAATGACAAAGGTAAAAGTCGAGAAAGCCGAGGAGGAGAAAAAGGAGAGTATATACCGCGAAAGAACTGGGATCATCAATAACTTCGCCGAGCTCCATCTCGACGAGCCTTTACCCGGGGAGCCTGCTATTGTTCCAGTTAATTCAGCAGATAGATAG